One region of Dokdonia sp. 4H-3-7-5 genomic DNA includes:
- a CDS encoding amidohydrolase, giving the protein MKYTTTLLFSSVLLFTAFAKAQSNLDKEIAAVESKVIEWRRDFHQNPELGNREFNTADKIAKHLKSLGIKVQTGVAKTGVVGILEGKRKGKVVALRADIDALPVKERADLPFKSTAMGEYQGNPVPVMHACGHDTHIAILMGVAEVLAKNNDFAGTVKFIFQPAEEGAPPGEEGGAELMVKENVLKSPDVDAIFGLHIGSGQDVNTIAYKPGGIMAASQSFEIHVKGKQSHGSTPWTSRDPIMAAVKIIDGLQTIISREIPLTEEAAVLSIGQINAGVRSNIIPEEVHIVGTLRTLDYDMQAFINQRMKEMIPAIAAAYRTEATLTIPEGYPITYNDVVLTAQMLPSLEKAAGKENVSVIKAITGAEDFSFFQKEVPGLYFFLGGKTPGSREAFPHHTPDFYIDESGMLLGVKTFIQLTHDYLGQ; this is encoded by the coding sequence ATGAAGTATACAACAACCTTACTATTTTCTAGTGTGTTACTTTTTACCGCTTTCGCGAAAGCGCAATCAAATCTAGATAAAGAAATAGCAGCTGTAGAATCAAAAGTAATTGAGTGGCGTAGAGATTTTCACCAAAACCCAGAATTGGGAAACAGAGAGTTTAATACTGCCGATAAAATTGCAAAACACCTTAAATCCTTGGGCATTAAAGTGCAGACAGGAGTTGCAAAAACAGGTGTAGTAGGAATTCTTGAAGGAAAACGCAAAGGAAAAGTAGTTGCTTTACGTGCGGATATTGATGCCCTCCCAGTTAAAGAACGTGCAGATTTACCGTTTAAATCTACAGCGATGGGTGAATACCAAGGTAATCCTGTACCTGTAATGCATGCTTGTGGGCATGATACGCATATTGCCATACTTATGGGTGTTGCAGAAGTACTTGCAAAAAATAACGACTTTGCAGGAACGGTTAAATTCATTTTTCAACCAGCTGAGGAAGGCGCACCTCCGGGAGAAGAAGGTGGTGCCGAGTTGATGGTTAAAGAAAATGTTCTTAAAAGCCCTGATGTGGATGCCATCTTCGGACTTCATATAGGTTCTGGTCAAGATGTAAATACCATCGCATATAAACCAGGCGGGATTATGGCAGCTTCCCAGAGTTTTGAAATCCACGTAAAAGGAAAACAAAGTCATGGTTCTACACCGTGGACAAGTCGTGATCCTATCATGGCTGCTGTAAAAATTATAGATGGACTGCAAACCATTATTTCTAGAGAAATACCACTTACAGAAGAAGCGGCTGTATTATCGATAGGACAAATTAACGCAGGTGTGCGAAGTAATATTATCCCAGAAGAAGTACACATAGTAGGTACATTACGCACGTTAGATTATGATATGCAAGCTTTTATAAATCAGCGTATGAAGGAAATGATTCCTGCTATTGCTGCGGCGTATCGTACAGAGGCTACGCTTACTATTCCTGAGGGCTACCCTATCACCTATAATGATGTAGTACTTACGGCACAAATGCTTCCTTCACTCGAGAAAGCTGCTGGTAAGGAAAATGTCTCTGTGATAAAAGCCATTACAGGCGCCGAAGATTTTTCATTCTTTCAAAAAGAAGTTCCTGGGCTTTATTTCTTTTTAGGAGGTAAAACACCAGGAAGCAGAGAAGCTTTTCCTCACCACACTCCAGATTTTTACATTGATGAAAGCGGGATGCTGCTAGGAGTAAAAACATTTATACAACTTACGCATGACTATTTAGGGCAATAA
- a CDS encoding BlaI/MecI/CopY family transcriptional regulator gives MEKLTNKEEEVMHALWKLERAFVKEVVASFPEGNHYNTISTIVRNLADKGYVGYQAFGKTHQYFPVVSLQAYRKEFMETTSQKFFGNSYKNMVSFFAKEEKISADELREILAIIEKK, from the coding sequence ATGGAAAAACTAACAAATAAAGAAGAAGAAGTGATGCACGCACTATGGAAGTTAGAGCGCGCTTTTGTTAAAGAAGTGGTTGCTAGCTTTCCAGAAGGCAATCATTACAATACCATATCTACCATTGTGCGTAACCTCGCAGATAAAGGGTATGTGGGTTACCAAGCGTTTGGGAAGACGCATCAATATTTTCCTGTGGTATCTCTTCAGGCTTATAGAAAAGAGTTTATGGAAACTACGAGTCAAAAGTTTTTTGGGAACTCCTATAAAAATATGGTGTCATTTTTTGCCAAAGAAGAAAAGATTTCTGCAGATGAGCTTAGGGAAATTTTAGCAATCATAGAAAAAAAGTAA
- a CDS encoding M56 family metallopeptidase → MEILILIAKSIGILSLFYVIYISILHKNTLFTANRHFLIAGIIAALTLPFLEFTQVTEIVLPSQQVFDTANVVPLSQVEYLPTATTTEVPTIDWWQIALLIYIAGVIVMCIRLGMQLFSLRNLISSGTVVQRNAYTYVIVTNNIAPFSFFSCIVYNPELHTLEELEMILAHEQIHAGQRHSIDILITQIILALHWCNPLAWLYKQSLEQNLEYIADAHAIQHINNPQQYQRTLVKVSSPSFKPALTNQFYQSFIKKRIVMLNTPQSGKHHLWKLGLIIPLVSFFLYSFNVKEVVTYVEEDNTAFAKAETTKNPTNKGRDVFFIDRETTNDKLDRIEKYVTDHWKEVAIKFSKRSYTSENDLSAFTLQVQFDEEEGFVNKLSFNSKEINQWEGYSLMVNTEQEIVVMEQNDGTFINITPDKTIITDEKVAVNTEKTVAKENNITKDALGPNPVIVVNNNVVLGQEKEKRVTGDSITSLPTAQAIKAYGTIAQDGALIVHSSPKADTTRVVSRIVQETYSYIITKNTTDNEIDALIKVMREKHKATLKVSGIKRNRNLEIEKISVNLKDENGNNKNYTLKSSNPISDIYIYRNADGSTGMGNVNMENNTGDTYDNRRVSLEERRNSMITSRDSMRKNMEARKQELRARMDERRNLQGRAQSDSMRQSMMARRDSMKTQMKERRENLKSDRENYKNSRQQRDVGYLTLDDKTYYFVVSPEGSKSFYDRWGKQIKEDTPLYKRLLKKGYFTVDDKSKDEVMNMVPKDGIIKSGSSDKPIIYINGKLLTSGNFDNLDPNDIESLSVVNGEKAIELYGQAGKNGVILVKTKD, encoded by the coding sequence ATGGAAATCCTTATTTTAATAGCAAAAAGTATTGGAATTCTATCCTTGTTTTATGTGATATACATTTCCATCTTGCACAAAAACACGCTCTTTACAGCAAACAGGCATTTTCTCATTGCTGGTATCATTGCAGCGCTCACGCTACCCTTTTTAGAATTTACTCAAGTTACAGAAATCGTATTGCCTTCACAGCAAGTGTTTGATACTGCAAATGTAGTTCCATTATCGCAAGTTGAATATCTTCCCACGGCAACCACAACAGAGGTGCCAACAATTGATTGGTGGCAAATTGCATTGCTTATATACATTGCAGGCGTTATTGTCATGTGTATTAGATTAGGTATGCAACTATTCTCACTTAGAAATCTCATTTCTTCCGGAACTGTGGTACAAAGGAATGCATACACGTATGTTATTGTCACAAATAATATAGCACCCTTCTCCTTCTTCTCGTGTATCGTCTATAATCCCGAGCTACATACGCTAGAAGAGCTCGAAATGATTTTAGCTCACGAGCAAATTCATGCAGGACAACGCCATTCCATAGACATCCTGATTACACAAATTATATTAGCGCTTCACTGGTGCAATCCGCTGGCGTGGTTGTATAAGCAGAGTTTAGAACAGAACTTAGAATACATTGCAGATGCTCATGCTATCCAGCACATCAACAATCCGCAGCAATATCAACGCACACTGGTTAAGGTTTCATCTCCCTCATTTAAACCAGCGCTTACTAATCAATTTTATCAATCATTCATCAAAAAACGAATCGTTATGCTCAACACACCACAATCAGGTAAACACCATCTTTGGAAACTGGGATTAATCATCCCGCTCGTATCTTTCTTTCTATATTCTTTTAATGTAAAAGAAGTTGTCACTTATGTTGAAGAGGACAATACCGCTTTCGCGAAAGCGGAAACAACTAAAAATCCGACTAATAAAGGAAGAGATGTCTTTTTTATAGATCGTGAGACTACAAATGACAAGCTAGACAGAATCGAAAAGTATGTCACAGACCATTGGAAAGAAGTCGCAATCAAATTTTCAAAAAGAAGCTATACTTCTGAAAATGACTTGTCAGCTTTTACGTTGCAGGTACAATTTGACGAGGAGGAAGGTTTTGTAAATAAGCTTTCTTTTAATTCTAAAGAAATTAACCAGTGGGAAGGCTATAGCCTAATGGTTAATACTGAACAGGAGATTGTTGTAATGGAGCAAAACGATGGCACATTTATAAACATCACTCCAGATAAAACAATCATCACAGATGAGAAGGTTGCTGTAAATACAGAAAAAACAGTAGCTAAAGAAAATAATATTACAAAGGATGCACTAGGACCTAATCCCGTAATAGTTGTGAATAATAACGTTGTATTGGGACAAGAAAAAGAGAAAAGAGTCACAGGTGATAGTATCACAAGCTTACCTACTGCCCAAGCTATCAAAGCCTACGGAACTATTGCACAAGACGGTGCGCTCATTGTACACAGTAGTCCCAAGGCAGACACCACACGAGTAGTATCGCGTATAGTACAAGAAACTTATAGCTATATAATTACCAAAAATACAACGGATAATGAGATTGATGCGCTCATTAAGGTAATGAGAGAAAAGCACAAGGCTACTCTGAAGGTAAGTGGTATTAAGAGAAATAGAAATCTAGAAATAGAAAAAATTTCGGTCAATCTTAAAGATGAGAATGGGAATAATAAGAATTACACTTTAAAGAGCTCTAATCCTATCAGCGACATATATATATACCGCAATGCTGACGGTAGTACAGGCATGGGAAATGTCAATATGGAGAACAATACTGGAGATACATATGACAACAGGAGAGTTAGCTTAGAAGAACGACGCAACTCAATGATAACTAGCAGAGACAGTATGCGTAAAAATATGGAAGCTCGTAAACAAGAACTACGCGCTCGTATGGATGAACGTAGAAACCTGCAAGGCCGTGCACAAAGTGACTCTATGCGCCAGTCTATGATGGCTAGACGTGATAGCATGAAAACGCAAATGAAGGAGCGACGTGAGAATTTAAAAAGCGATAGAGAAAACTATAAAAATAGCAGACAGCAAAGAGACGTGGGCTACTTAACACTTGATGATAAAACTTACTACTTTGTGGTTAGCCCAGAAGGGTCAAAGAGTTTCTATGATCGTTGGGGAAAACAAATAAAAGAAGACACTCCACTCTATAAAAGGCTTTTAAAAAAAGGTTACTTTACAGTAGATGACAAGAGCAAAGATGAAGTAATGAATATGGTACCTAAGGATGGGATTATTAAAAGTGGCTCCTCCGATAAACCTATTATCTATATTAATGGAAAATTACTTACTTCAGGAAATTTTGATAATTTAGATCCAAATGATATTGAAAGCTTATCAGTTGTCAATGGTGAAAAAGCAATTGAACTTTATGGACAGGCAGGAAAAAACGGAGTAATACTCGTAAAAACCAAAGATTAA
- a CDS encoding EamA family transporter encodes MKKETYLAILAFFSIYVFWGSTYLWNKIVVSEVPAFMLAGLRFTTAGLIIFLIAGLSGKSLKISRKQLRNSILAGFFFLVYGNGVFVWSLKYVDSGFAALLAALQPLSILLLMRIVQKKGLKLKSIIGVTLGLIGMYLLVSQREIAMQQGATLGIIMIFTCILSWSIGSLFVAQADLPKNFFITTGYQMVSAGILLWTWSFIIGETWSSPVDWSSRAQISMVCLIIFGGIAAFTSFNYLLKNVSTEKVATSAYINPVVALFLGWYFLDENITTQSIIAACVLLSGVYFINSVRKNDKTQTKKMRFRRGRV; translated from the coding sequence ATGAAGAAGGAAACCTATCTAGCTATTCTCGCTTTTTTTTCTATTTATGTTTTTTGGGGATCAACTTATCTATGGAATAAAATTGTAGTAAGCGAAGTACCTGCATTTATGTTGGCCGGTTTACGTTTTACCACTGCAGGTCTAATCATATTTCTAATAGCGGGATTAAGCGGTAAATCACTTAAAATATCAAGAAAGCAGCTGCGTAATTCTATTCTAGCAGGGTTTTTCTTTTTAGTGTATGGGAATGGTGTTTTTGTATGGTCACTCAAGTATGTAGATAGTGGATTTGCAGCGCTCCTTGCGGCCTTACAGCCATTATCAATTCTTTTACTAATGCGCATTGTTCAAAAAAAGGGTTTAAAACTCAAATCGATTATAGGGGTTACCTTAGGTTTAATAGGAATGTACTTACTGGTTTCTCAAAGAGAGATAGCGATGCAACAAGGAGCAACCTTAGGGATTATAATGATATTTACTTGTATCTTAAGTTGGAGTATAGGAAGCTTGTTTGTAGCACAAGCAGATTTACCTAAAAATTTCTTTATTACAACTGGTTATCAAATGGTAAGCGCTGGTATTTTATTATGGACGTGGAGTTTTATTATAGGAGAAACATGGAGTTCTCCGGTAGATTGGAGTTCGCGTGCACAGATATCCATGGTATGCCTTATTATTTTTGGAGGTATCGCAGCATTTACTTCGTTCAATTACTTACTCAAAAATGTATCAACAGAAAAAGTGGCAACCTCTGCATATATAAATCCTGTTGTTGCTTTATTCTTAGGTTGGTATTTTCTAGATGAAAATATCACTACTCAGTCTATTATTGCAGCATGTGTATTGCTGAGCGGTGTTTATTTTATAAATAGCGTACGCAAAAATGATAAGACGCAAACAAAGAAGATGCGTTTTAGAAGAGGTAGGGTATAA
- a CDS encoding Crp/Fnr family transcriptional regulator, with product MDEIRTYINQFAPVSDIDWKLFTSKLVERTFKKKETILEAGVTENYISFIKEGSVRLFIPKESSDKEITFGFCFENQFVSAYDSFLVQEPSDHSVQALVDTVILSVSYKDLQEIYEKTAIGNLIGRLTAESLFITKSKRLQSLLDQTAEERYLSIFKERPQLLKEIPLKYISSYIGVTPQALSRIRKRIS from the coding sequence TTGGACGAAATACGCACCTATATAAACCAGTTTGCTCCCGTATCTGATATAGATTGGAAACTTTTTACATCAAAGCTTGTAGAACGCACGTTCAAAAAGAAAGAAACCATTCTTGAAGCTGGTGTAACAGAAAACTATATTTCCTTTATTAAGGAAGGTTCTGTACGTTTATTTATACCAAAGGAATCATCAGATAAAGAAATCACCTTTGGCTTTTGTTTTGAAAACCAATTTGTGAGTGCATATGATTCGTTTTTAGTTCAAGAACCATCAGATCATTCTGTTCAGGCGCTTGTCGATACCGTGATTTTGAGTGTTTCTTATAAGGATTTACAAGAAATTTACGAGAAAACGGCCATTGGTAATCTTATAGGCAGACTTACTGCCGAAAGTCTTTTTATTACCAAATCAAAAAGACTACAATCACTCCTAGATCAAACTGCCGAAGAGCGTTATTTGAGCATCTTTAAAGAACGCCCTCAGTTACTTAAGGAAATTCCTCTTAAATATATCAGCTCATACATAGGCGTGACGCCACAGGCTTTAAGCCGCATTCGCAAACGTATTAGTTAA
- a CDS encoding acyl-CoA desaturase: protein MLIIFFIVILWYSGLFFQSFFLHRYAAHQTFTMSKTTEKITFILTWLFQGPSYLSAYGYGIMHRMHHAYTDTEKDPHSPSYDANLFAMMWKTKTIYQDINNDRIEVDPKFKKNVPQWKSFDTFASSRLSRLLWVGLYIAFFAVFATAWWQWLLLPVAFAMAPIHGVIINWFGHILGYTNFKTKDTSKNLFRFDFLMMGEAYHNNHHKFAARPNFGGIHWYEIDVTYVIMKVLHRTGVIKMKPITIDVHSHH, encoded by the coding sequence ATGCTTATAATATTCTTTATAGTAATCCTCTGGTATAGCGGGTTATTTTTTCAGTCATTCTTTCTCCATAGATATGCAGCTCACCAGACATTTACAATGTCTAAAACCACAGAAAAAATCACATTTATATTAACCTGGCTTTTTCAAGGACCAAGTTACCTAAGTGCTTATGGTTATGGGATTATGCACCGCATGCATCATGCTTATACAGACACAGAAAAGGATCCTCACTCCCCTTCTTATGATGCAAACCTTTTTGCAATGATGTGGAAGACTAAGACTATTTATCAAGATATAAATAACGATCGTATTGAGGTAGACCCTAAGTTTAAGAAAAACGTACCACAGTGGAAGAGTTTTGACACTTTCGCTAGCTCGCGTCTATCACGCTTACTTTGGGTAGGTTTATATATCGCTTTCTTTGCCGTATTTGCAACAGCATGGTGGCAGTGGTTATTGTTACCTGTTGCCTTTGCGATGGCTCCTATACACGGAGTGATTATCAACTGGTTTGGTCACATTCTAGGGTATACAAATTTCAAAACTAAAGACACTTCTAAGAATTTATTCCGCTTTGACTTCTTAATGATGGGAGAAGCATATCATAACAACCACCACAAATTTGCGGCTAGGCCTAACTTTGGAGGGATACACTGGTATGAGATTGATGTTACTTATGTAATCATGAAAGTGCTTCACCGCACAGGAGTGATAAAAATGAAACCCATCACGATAGACGTGCACTCACACCATTAA
- a CDS encoding peptide-methionine (S)-S-oxide reductase, translating into MQDKEIHKIGFGGGCHWCTEAVFQSLLGVVNVEQGYIASEGINASFSEAVIVHYDRNVIPLEVLIEIHLLTHKSTKMHSMRDTYRSAVYVYNVRDNAFAKAVLNSLQKSNEEKIITTVLPFKDFNPSREEITNYYKKNPNKPFCERYISPKLGELKNTFAHRMVDF; encoded by the coding sequence TTGCAAGACAAGGAAATACATAAAATAGGATTTGGTGGCGGCTGTCACTGGTGCACAGAGGCGGTCTTCCAGTCCTTACTGGGTGTTGTAAATGTAGAGCAAGGGTACATTGCTTCAGAGGGTATAAACGCTTCCTTTTCTGAGGCTGTTATTGTGCATTATGATAGGAACGTCATACCGTTGGAGGTTTTAATCGAAATTCATCTTCTTACGCATAAGAGTACAAAGATGCACAGCATGCGAGATACATATCGATCTGCAGTGTATGTTTATAATGTTCGGGATAACGCTTTCGCGAAAGCGGTATTAAATAGTTTACAAAAAAGTAACGAAGAAAAGATAATTACTACTGTATTGCCTTTTAAAGACTTTAATCCTTCAAGAGAAGAGATTACAAATTATTACAAGAAAAATCCAAATAAACCCTTCTGTGAGCGTTACATATCACCTAAGCTGGGGGAACTTAAGAATACGTTTGCTCACAGAATGGTCGATTTTTAA
- the mqo gene encoding malate dehydrogenase (quinone): MTGAIPKQHYDLICVGGGIMSANLALLAKMIKPELSILILERLGDVAQESSAAWNNAGTGHSALCELNYCPEESDGSVSIDKAIKICEQFEITKQFWAHLVEEGLIEDPQAFLKSIPHHSWVTGEKNADYLEKRYEAFKDHFMFDTIEFTRNVSKMKEWFPLIMRGRTEDEVMAGSRIDRGTEVNFGVLTKRLYEILETEFDTPVHFHKEVKDLDPLENGNWTAITKDLKTGTKQSIEADHIFIGAGGGALLLLETVEIEEKDGFGGFPVSGEWLVCKNKEIIDQHYAKVYSKAGEGAPPMSMPHLDTRYVDGERQLMFGPFAGFSPKFLKEGSNFDLLDSVTFKNIPSMLGAFWHNLDLTKYLIGQITMNFDDRMKDLRTFIKDAKNEDWRIEVAGQRVQTIKRDEFEGGKLEFGTQIVSGSDGKITCLLGASPGASTAPRIMLDVLEKAFPEIMETAEGKQRLSEIVPSYKQEITKEHFNRELKRTSTLLNLD; this comes from the coding sequence ATGACTGGAGCCATCCCAAAACAACATTACGACCTCATTTGTGTAGGCGGAGGAATTATGAGTGCAAATCTGGCATTGCTAGCCAAAATGATAAAACCAGAATTGAGCATCTTAATTTTAGAACGATTAGGAGATGTAGCTCAAGAGAGTTCGGCGGCATGGAATAATGCAGGAACGGGTCATTCTGCTCTTTGCGAACTCAATTACTGCCCTGAAGAAAGTGATGGTTCTGTTTCTATTGATAAGGCAATTAAAATATGCGAACAGTTTGAAATCACAAAGCAGTTCTGGGCGCATCTTGTAGAAGAAGGTCTTATAGAGGATCCTCAAGCATTTTTAAAGTCTATCCCACATCATAGTTGGGTGACTGGAGAAAAGAACGCAGATTATCTAGAGAAGCGTTATGAGGCGTTTAAAGATCACTTTATGTTTGATACTATTGAGTTTACTCGTAACGTATCAAAAATGAAGGAGTGGTTCCCGCTTATCATGAGGGGGCGCACAGAGGATGAGGTGATGGCAGGGTCGCGTATAGATCGAGGGACAGAAGTTAACTTTGGCGTTCTTACAAAGCGATTATATGAGATTCTAGAAACAGAATTTGATACTCCTGTTCATTTCCATAAAGAAGTAAAAGATCTCGATCCGCTTGAAAATGGGAATTGGACAGCAATTACAAAAGATTTAAAAACAGGAACTAAGCAATCTATAGAAGCAGATCATATCTTTATAGGTGCTGGTGGTGGTGCTTTACTGCTGCTAGAAACCGTTGAAATAGAAGAGAAAGATGGTTTTGGTGGTTTTCCCGTAAGTGGAGAATGGCTTGTTTGTAAGAACAAGGAAATTATAGATCAGCATTATGCAAAGGTGTACAGCAAGGCAGGCGAGGGCGCACCACCTATGAGCATGCCGCATCTAGATACTAGATATGTAGATGGAGAGCGACAATTAATGTTTGGTCCCTTTGCTGGTTTTAGCCCTAAGTTTTTAAAGGAAGGATCTAATTTTGACTTGCTCGACAGTGTGACGTTTAAAAATATACCTTCTATGCTTGGTGCTTTCTGGCATAATCTAGATCTCACCAAATATTTGATAGGTCAGATCACCATGAACTTTGACGATCGCATGAAAGACCTACGCACTTTTATAAAAGATGCAAAAAATGAAGACTGGCGTATAGAAGTGGCTGGACAGCGCGTACAAACCATAAAACGAGATGAGTTTGAAGGTGGTAAACTTGAATTTGGTACTCAAATCGTAAGTGGTTCTGATGGGAAGATTACTTGTTTACTCGGGGCTTCACCAGGAGCATCTACAGCGCCTAGAATTATGCTAGACGTACTAGAGAAGGCATTTCCGGAGATTATGGAAACAGCTGAGGGTAAACAACGTTTGAGTGAGATTGTACCTAGCTATAAGCAGGAAATAACAAAAGAGCATTTTAACCGTGAGTTAAAACGAACCTCTACATTATTGAACCTAGATTAA
- a CDS encoding NAD(P)/FAD-dependent oxidoreductase, protein MNQTDQKIYIIGAGISGLVAAINLEKKGYAPIILEATDRIGGRVKTDIVKGYQLDHGFQVLLESYPKAKEYLDYKKLELQSFLPGATIYKNRNSQSIGDPTRSFKMLIPTMSSSIGTLGDKVKILKLNKSLKKKSLEDIFKEEEKTTLKYLQDKGFSKSMITDFFKPFFSGIFLESSLETSSRMFEFVYKMFGTGMATLPKAGIGAIPKQLQEQLATTQVRLDTAVKEVSGQTITLENGEVLESDYIIIATEASHIVPNLRGQETPWKSCVNLYFEADAPKDRKPLIGLVADENTRINNIFYHDTLETVTTGAKSLLSVTVVDHNDLSVEALSAMVSSELSTYCGIKGTTFLKSYEIRKALPELSNLRNNCAPSETQLTNNIFLAGDHLLNGSLNAAMVSGERAAEGVIEKIEGLLK, encoded by the coding sequence ATGAATCAAACCGACCAGAAGATTTACATCATAGGCGCTGGAATAAGCGGCCTTGTTGCAGCTATTAACTTAGAGAAAAAAGGCTACGCACCTATAATTCTTGAAGCGACAGATCGCATAGGGGGACGTGTAAAAACAGATATTGTAAAAGGATATCAGTTAGACCACGGTTTTCAAGTGTTACTTGAGAGTTACCCGAAAGCCAAAGAGTATCTCGATTACAAAAAGCTAGAGTTACAATCTTTTTTGCCTGGAGCTACTATTTACAAAAATAGAAACTCGCAATCTATAGGAGATCCTACACGTAGTTTTAAAATGCTCATCCCGACTATGAGCTCATCTATAGGTACACTGGGGGATAAGGTCAAAATTTTGAAACTTAATAAAAGTCTTAAGAAGAAATCGCTCGAGGATATTTTTAAAGAGGAAGAAAAGACTACCTTAAAGTATTTACAAGATAAAGGCTTTAGTAAATCGATGATTACAGATTTCTTTAAGCCGTTCTTTAGTGGGATATTTTTAGAATCTTCACTAGAAACATCTAGCAGGATGTTTGAGTTCGTTTATAAAATGTTTGGTACTGGTATGGCAACATTGCCAAAAGCAGGTATAGGAGCAATACCAAAACAATTACAAGAGCAGCTAGCAACTACTCAGGTTAGACTAGACACTGCTGTTAAGGAAGTGTCCGGGCAAACAATCACATTAGAAAATGGCGAGGTTCTAGAGAGTGACTACATCATCATTGCAACAGAGGCGAGTCACATAGTTCCTAACCTCAGAGGTCAAGAAACTCCATGGAAATCATGTGTAAACTTGTATTTTGAAGCAGATGCTCCTAAAGATCGTAAGCCGCTCATTGGTCTTGTGGCAGATGAGAATACTAGAATTAACAATATATTCTATCACGACACGCTAGAAACTGTTACAACAGGTGCAAAAAGTTTATTATCTGTTACCGTGGTAGATCATAATGATTTGAGCGTGGAAGCGCTTAGCGCAATGGTGTCATCAGAGCTCAGTACGTATTGTGGTATAAAAGGGACTACTTTTCTCAAATCATATGAAATAAGAAAAGCATTACCTGAGCTTAGCAATCTCCGTAACAATTGCGCGCCATCAGAAACGCAGCTTACTAACAACATTTTTCTTGCTGGTGATCATTTATTAAATGGATCATTAAATGCAGCAATGGTTTCTGGGGAGAGAGCAGCAGAAGGTGTAATCGAAAAAATAGAAGGACTTCTAAAGTAA